A genomic stretch from Falco cherrug isolate bFalChe1 chromosome 1, bFalChe1.pri, whole genome shotgun sequence includes:
- the PPP1R3B gene encoding protein phosphatase 1 regulatory subunit 3B isoform X2 → MAVDVAMQLYLCSSPLRREKCACKIAPKPSKPLRPCIQLSSKTTLNGPEEAANTFTHNKVKKRVSFADSRGFALTMVKVFSEFDDPLDIPFNITELIDNIVGLTTVERDSFVLDFVQPSVDYLDFRNRLQADCVCLENCMLKERSIVGTVKVKNLAFEKTVKIRMTFDTWKNFVDHPCQYVKDTYGGSDRDTFSFDISLPEGIQSHERVEFAISFECNGKVYWDSNRGTNYRIVRSELKSAQEAVSPPQGPDFGSAFDQFGSPRCSYGLIPEWPSYSGYEKLGPYY, encoded by the coding sequence ATGGCTGTGGATGTAGCAATGCAGTTATACCTGTGCTCCTCACCCCTGCGAAGAGAGAAGTGTGCCTGCAAAATTGCTCCAAAGCCAAGCAAGCCACTGCGGCCCTGCATCCAGCTGAGTAGCAAGACTACGCTGAATGGACCAGAAGAGGCAGCAAACACCTTCACACACAACAAAGTGAAGAAGAGGGTGTCCTTTGCAGATAGCAGAGGCTTTGCTCTGACAATGGTGAAGGTGTTCTCGGAGTTTGATGACCCGCTAGATATTCCTTTCAACATCACTGAGCTGATAGACAACATCGTGGGTCTGACAACAGTGGAGAGGGACAGCTTTGTCCTGGATTTTGTTCAGCCCTCTGTGGACTACCTGGACTTCAGAAACCGCCTCCAGGCAGACTGTGTCTGCCTCGAAAACTGTATGCTGAAGGAGCGATCCATTGTGGGAACAGTGAAGGTGAAGAACCTTGCTTTTGAAAAGACTGTGAAGATCAGGATGACGTTTGACACCTGGAAAAACTTTGTGGATCACCCATGCCAGTATGTCAAGGATACGTATGGAGGGTCAGATCGGGACACATTTTCCTTTGACATCAGCTTGCCTGAGGGAATTCAATCCCATGAAAGAGTAGAGTTTGCCATCTCCTTTGAGTGCAATGGAAAGGTGTACTGGGACAGCAACAGGGGCACAAATTACAGGATTGTACGTTCAGAACTGAAATCTGCCCAGGAAGCTGTCAGCCCCCCACAGGGCCCTGACTTTGGCAGTGCTTTTGACCAGTTTGGGAGCCCTCGATGCTCCTACGGCCTCATTCCTGAGTGGCCCAGCTATTCTGGCTACGAGAAGCTAGGGCCTTACTATTGA
- the PPP1R3B gene encoding protein phosphatase 1 regulatory subunit 3B isoform X1 — protein MQCARVLDYFPHKQAMAVDVAMQLYLCSSPLRREKCACKIAPKPSKPLRPCIQLSSKTTLNGPEEAANTFTHNKVKKRVSFADSRGFALTMVKVFSEFDDPLDIPFNITELIDNIVGLTTVERDSFVLDFVQPSVDYLDFRNRLQADCVCLENCMLKERSIVGTVKVKNLAFEKTVKIRMTFDTWKNFVDHPCQYVKDTYGGSDRDTFSFDISLPEGIQSHERVEFAISFECNGKVYWDSNRGTNYRIVRSELKSAQEAVSPPQGPDFGSAFDQFGSPRCSYGLIPEWPSYSGYEKLGPYY, from the exons ATGCAGTGCGCCAG AGTACTAGACTATTTTCCTCACAAACAAGCAATGGCTGTGGATGTAGCAATGCAGTTATACCTGTGCTCCTCACCCCTGCGAAGAGAGAAGTGTGCCTGCAAAATTGCTCCAAAGCCAAGCAAGCCACTGCGGCCCTGCATCCAGCTGAGTAGCAAGACTACGCTGAATGGACCAGAAGAGGCAGCAAACACCTTCACACACAACAAAGTGAAGAAGAGGGTGTCCTTTGCAGATAGCAGAGGCTTTGCTCTGACAATGGTGAAGGTGTTCTCGGAGTTTGATGACCCGCTAGATATTCCTTTCAACATCACTGAGCTGATAGACAACATCGTGGGTCTGACAACAGTGGAGAGGGACAGCTTTGTCCTGGATTTTGTTCAGCCCTCTGTGGACTACCTGGACTTCAGAAACCGCCTCCAGGCAGACTGTGTCTGCCTCGAAAACTGTATGCTGAAGGAGCGATCCATTGTGGGAACAGTGAAGGTGAAGAACCTTGCTTTTGAAAAGACTGTGAAGATCAGGATGACGTTTGACACCTGGAAAAACTTTGTGGATCACCCATGCCAGTATGTCAAGGATACGTATGGAGGGTCAGATCGGGACACATTTTCCTTTGACATCAGCTTGCCTGAGGGAATTCAATCCCATGAAAGAGTAGAGTTTGCCATCTCCTTTGAGTGCAATGGAAAGGTGTACTGGGACAGCAACAGGGGCACAAATTACAGGATTGTACGTTCAGAACTGAAATCTGCCCAGGAAGCTGTCAGCCCCCCACAGGGCCCTGACTTTGGCAGTGCTTTTGACCAGTTTGGGAGCCCTCGATGCTCCTACGGCCTCATTCCTGAGTGGCCCAGCTATTCTGGCTACGAGAAGCTAGGGCCTTACTATTGA